The Carassius auratus strain Wakin unplaced genomic scaffold, ASM336829v1 scaf_tig00215781, whole genome shotgun sequence genome contains a region encoding:
- the LOC113095732 gene encoding E3 ubiquitin-protein ligase pellino homolog 1, translated as MFSPDQENISTSSTKVPVKYGELIVLGYNGSLPNGDRGRRKSRFALFKRPKSNGVKPSTVHVACTPQAAKAISNKDQHSISYTLSRVQTVVVEYTQDSNTDMFQIGRSTESPIDFVVTDTVPGSQSNSDTQSVQSTISRFACRIICQRTPPYTARIYAAGFDSSKNIFLGEKAAKWKTSDGQMDGLTTNGVLVMHPRHGFTEDSKPGVWREISVCGNVFTLRETRSAQQRGKMVENETQELVDGSLIDLCGATLLWRTAEGLSRTPTVKHLEALRQELNAARPQCPVGFNTLAFPSMRRKDIVDEKQPWVYLNCGHVHGYHNWGNRDVERDGREGRERECPMCRARGPYVPLWLGCEAGFYLDAAPPTHAFSPCGHVCSEKTVVYWSQIPLPHGTHTFHAACPFCAQQLSGEQGYIRLIFQGPVD; from the exons ATGTTCTCCCCCGACCAGGAAAACATCTCCACGTCGTCAACCAAAGTGCCAGTCAAATATGGAGAACTCATCGTGCTCGG GTATAATGGCTCTCTACCCAACGGGGACCGGGGTAGAAGGAAGAGCAGATTTGCCCTCTTCAAAAGACCCAAATCCAATGGAGTCAAACCCAGCACTGTACACGTAGCCTGCACCCCACAGGCTGccaag gCCATAAGTAACAAGGATCAGCACAGTATTTCCTACACGTTGTCCCGTGTACAGACAGTGGTGGTGGAGTACACTCAAGACAGCAATACAGACATGTTTCAG ATTGGCCGCTCAACTGAAAGTCCAATAGATTTTGTGGTGACCGACACGGTTCCCGGGAGTCAGAGTAATTCTGACACTCAGTCAGTCCAGAGCACCATATCTCGCTTCGCATGCCGGATCATATGTCAGCGAACGCCCCCTTACACCGCCCGCATCTACGCCGCCGGATTCGACTCCTCCAAGAACATCTTCCTCGGG GAGAAAGCAGCAAAGTGGAAGACAtctgatggacagatggatggtcTGACTACAAACGGTGTGTTGGTAATGCATCCTCGCCATGGTTTCACAGAGGACTCCAAACCTGGTGTGTGGAGAGAGATTTCAGTGTGTGGAAACGTGTTCACCCTGAGAGAGACACGGTCGGCTCAGCAGAGGGGGAAAATG GTGGAGAATGAGACTCAAGAGTTAGTGGACGGCTCTCTGATTGATCTCTGTGGAGCAACTCTTTTGTGGCGTACTGCTGAAGGGCTTTCCCGCACTCCCACTGTCAAACACCTGGAGGCGCTCCGGCAAGAGCTGAATGCTGCTCGTCCCCAGTGCCCCGTGGGTTTCAACACCCTCGCCTTCCCCAGCATGAGGCGGAAGGACATAGTGGATGAGAAGCAGCCCTGGGTCTACCTAAACTGTGGTCATGTTCACGGATACCACAACTGGGGTAACCGTGATGTTGAGCGAGACGGAAGGGAGGGCCGTGAGCGGGAATGTCCCATGTGCCGCGCTCGTGGGCCGTACGTGCCGCTGTGGCTGGGCTGTGAGGCAGGGTTTTATCTTGATGCGGCCCCTCCTACTCACGCGTTCAGCCCATGCGGCCACGTGTGCTCAGAAAAAACAGTGGTGTATTGGAGTCAAATCCCTCTTCCTCACGGAACGCACACCTTCCACGCTGCCTGCCCTTTCTGCGCCCAACAGCTCAGCGGTGAGCAGGGATACATCAGACTGATCTTCCAGGGGCCCGTGGACTAA